A genomic stretch from Campylobacter lari subsp. concheus includes:
- a CDS encoding discoidin domain-containing protein translates to MFWKEDDLIDIAIGKIATQSSVCKMSRENDACRAVNPCVYNQKIPYSSCTACEFNPWWMIDLESEYKIETILVYNSSIDPEAIKTLEVYVSNDKEHWQYIEKDLFVWNNLNSIEISLSQRISARYVKFSLQGKNSLKLKKVQIFIRKYKGIIIPTRQDGFGARMIAVLNAMYLAEKTGFKFGLWWLPRSKKDKYDVFVEKEEDIFNFNFLKKYSYTNRKIDFIEPINVIDIKNISEGCFGEMLGYWKADIINHECIGVHDYFERCKKLWREICFTEKYRKIIQYFKTNDFDKYVGIHIRNGDNIMRYDYRKVIFHDMLFDRFFPLELVEKLVFELYQSGKKIVLIGPDEEVIAKLKNSINSLYGNDFIVLSSDFQGIKIEGEMEKIFFDLCLLSNLKSVFCSKSSLYMKLACLIGDCKIKRFTDLFSIEEQLDIIFNSKMQINNLHRAASFAYMYFTIKDNYNFSYEIKNDILNKAFENDPENYIYIIEQTKLALIYGNMDIAEQKISFYMKQDYNIVMETIFSKLPCETQSGYNRQPLAQIIFFNLLQDLNIENITYSLGHILFKFYEYFNNFEKMKEYDKFKIYKD, encoded by the coding sequence ATGTTTTGGAAAGAAGATGATTTGATAGATATTGCCATAGGAAAAATAGCAACACAAAGTTCTGTATGTAAAATGTCTAGAGAAAATGATGCTTGTAGGGCAGTTAATCCTTGTGTATATAATCAAAAAATACCTTATAGTAGTTGTACTGCTTGTGAATTTAATCCATGGTGGATGATAGATTTAGAATCAGAATATAAAATAGAGACTATTCTTGTTTATAATAGTTCAATAGATCCAGAAGCAATAAAAACATTAGAGGTTTATGTTTCTAATGATAAGGAGCATTGGCAATATATTGAAAAAGATTTATTTGTATGGAATAATTTAAATTCTATAGAGATTAGTTTATCTCAAAGAATATCTGCAAGATACGTAAAATTTTCACTTCAAGGGAAAAATTCTTTAAAGTTAAAAAAAGTTCAAATTTTTATAAGAAAGTATAAAGGTATTATAATTCCTACCCGACAAGATGGTTTTGGTGCTAGAATGATAGCTGTTTTAAATGCTATGTATTTAGCTGAAAAAACAGGATTTAAATTTGGATTGTGGTGGTTACCTAGAAGTAAAAAAGATAAATATGATGTTTTTGTTGAAAAAGAAGAGGATATTTTTAATTTTAATTTTCTGAAAAAATACTCTTATACAAATAGGAAGATAGATTTTATAGAGCCAATTAATGTTATAGATATAAAAAATATTTCCGAAGGTTGTTTTGGAGAAATGCTGGGATATTGGAAGGCAGATATAATAAATCATGAGTGTATTGGTGTCCATGATTATTTTGAAAGATGTAAAAAATTATGGAGAGAAATTTGTTTTACGGAAAAATATAGAAAAATTATTCAGTATTTTAAAACAAATGATTTTGATAAATATGTGGGAATTCATATTCGCAATGGAGATAATATCATGAGATATGATTATAGAAAAGTAATATTTCATGATATGTTATTTGATAGATTTTTTCCCTTGGAGTTGGTTGAAAAGCTAGTTTTTGAATTATATCAAAGTGGCAAAAAGATAGTTTTAATTGGTCCAGATGAAGAGGTTATTGCCAAATTAAAAAATTCTATTAATAGTTTATATGGTAATGATTTTATAGTTTTATCTAGTGATTTCCAGGGTATTAAAATAGAAGGTGAAATGGAAAAAATATTTTTTGATTTGTGTTTATTATCAAATTTGAAATCTGTATTTTGTTCTAAATCATCATTATATATGAAACTAGCTTGTTTAATAGGAGATTGTAAAATTAAAAGATTTACTGATTTGTTTTCAATAGAAGAGCAGCTAGACATAATTTTTAATTCAAAAATGCAGATTAATAATCTACATAGAGCAGCTTCTTTTGCATATATGTACTTTACAATTAAAGATAATTATAATTTTTCTTATGAAATAAAAAATGACATTTTAAATAAGGCCTTTGAAAACGATCCAGAAAATTATATATATATTATAGAACAGACAAAACTTGCATTAATTTATGGTAATATGGATATTGCTGAGCAAAAAATATCTTTTTATATGAAACAAGATTATAACATTGTAATGGAGACTATATTTAGTAAATTACCTTGTGAGACACAATCTGGATACAATAGGCAACCATTAGCTCAAATAATTTTTTTTAATTTATTACAAGATTTAAATATTGAAAATATAACATATTCTTTAGGTCATATTTTATTTAAATTTTATGAGTACTTTAATAATTTTGAAAAAATGAAAGAGTATGATAAATTTAAGATTTACAAGGATTAG